Proteins co-encoded in one Stenotrophomonas maltophilia genomic window:
- a CDS encoding phosphatase PAP2 family protein, producing MPVRPIDSVAPLATSPLASKFAVTHLWLPVAIALPVFTLLMGFGGDQWVADHLFRLEGGRWALQDAWLTRTVVHKAGKWLSTAAALVAILLCFHHWRKGRDPTLRWALLYVVIAMALGTGVISLLKSLVPMECPWDLLRYGGHQPFIGLFTARPAGMQAQACFPAGHASAGYAWLCLYFFALLWRPSWRWVGLCIGLGTGLVFGISQQLRGAHFLSHDVATVLICWLLSLGLYLIVKRVLIHRQPDRPHRQEANA from the coding sequence ATGCCCGTCCGTCCCATTGATTCGGTAGCGCCACTTGCAACATCGCCACTGGCGTCAAAATTTGCCGTAACTCACCTCTGGCTGCCTGTCGCGATCGCCCTGCCGGTGTTCACCCTGCTGATGGGTTTCGGCGGCGACCAATGGGTGGCCGATCACCTGTTCCGCCTCGAAGGGGGCCGCTGGGCGCTGCAGGATGCGTGGCTCACCCGCACGGTGGTGCACAAGGCCGGCAAGTGGCTCAGCACCGCCGCCGCACTGGTGGCGATCCTGCTGTGCTTCCATCACTGGCGGAAGGGGCGCGATCCCACGCTGCGCTGGGCGCTGCTTTATGTCGTGATTGCCATGGCCCTGGGCACCGGCGTGATCTCCCTGCTGAAGTCGCTGGTGCCGATGGAATGCCCCTGGGACCTGCTGCGCTACGGCGGGCATCAGCCTTTCATCGGTCTGTTCACCGCACGTCCTGCCGGCATGCAGGCACAGGCCTGCTTCCCGGCCGGCCATGCCAGTGCCGGTTACGCCTGGCTCTGCCTGTACTTCTTCGCGCTGCTGTGGCGGCCGTCCTGGCGCTGGGTCGGGCTGTGTATCGGCCTGGGCACCGGCCTGGTGTTCGGCATCAGCCAGCAGCTGCGGGGCGCCCATTTCCTTTCGCATGACGTTGCCACCGTGTTGATATGTTGGCTGCTGTCGCTGGGCCTGTACCTGATCGTCAAACGCGTCCTGATCCACCGTCAGCCAGACCGTCCTCACCGCCAGGAGGCAAACGCATGA
- a CDS encoding ArnT family glycosyltransferase yields the protein MPVALPHRWRLPLLWLLIIAALAAGIGLRQPQPPDEPRFVLAARTMVESGQWLLPHRGIELYAEKPPVFMWLQAAAYEVVGSWQWSFLLPSLLGALLSLWLVSDLARRLWSPRHAVYALAALFCTLQFGLMAKRAQIDMVLVGMTTVALWGLLRHLCERRNLPALWLAGFAAGLGTVTKGVGFLPLLMVLPWFGWWLYQRRRGYTVAGPHPATLLWLIPAFLLGVGVWLAPLGWALLHSPSAELQAYAHELLFKQTGTRYANAWHHRQPVWYYLQVVLTLWLPGSLLLPMLFRPWWRRLRRGDRRQWLLLGWALLVLVFFSASPGKREVYLLPMLPAMALAVAPLLPGLLRRLCVRRYLFGYSVMLMLATGTLGVMLLTEHPWALAQLERRAMPDTLLPVLGDGLLTFAIALATLIVWLRVRRAATLVLLTHGLLWMLYGLVLIPALDPYASASALMRRVGARIGPDAELALVAWREQNLLQADRPAREFGFKRPWAEQWHDAGPWLAEAPDKRWLLVLDEAMSPCVDPTKVIDIGVANRNRWQLLPGTAWDAQCHAERAGANAEED from the coding sequence GTGCCCGTAGCCCTGCCCCACCGCTGGCGCCTGCCCCTGTTGTGGCTGCTGATCATCGCTGCGTTGGCAGCCGGTATCGGCCTGCGCCAACCGCAGCCGCCGGACGAGCCGCGTTTCGTGCTGGCCGCCCGCACCATGGTCGAAAGCGGGCAATGGCTGCTGCCGCACCGGGGCATCGAGCTGTATGCGGAGAAGCCGCCGGTGTTCATGTGGCTGCAGGCCGCCGCCTACGAGGTGGTGGGCAGCTGGCAATGGTCGTTCCTGCTGCCCTCGCTGCTGGGCGCCCTGCTCAGCCTGTGGCTGGTATCGGACCTGGCGCGCCGGCTGTGGTCGCCACGACACGCGGTCTATGCCCTGGCCGCACTGTTCTGCACCCTGCAGTTCGGGCTGATGGCCAAGCGTGCGCAGATCGACATGGTGCTGGTGGGCATGACCACCGTGGCCCTGTGGGGACTGTTGCGACACCTGTGCGAGCGTCGCAACCTGCCGGCCCTGTGGTTGGCCGGCTTCGCCGCCGGCCTCGGCACGGTCACCAAGGGCGTGGGCTTCCTGCCGCTGCTGATGGTGCTGCCCTGGTTCGGCTGGTGGCTGTACCAGCGCCGTCGCGGCTACACGGTGGCGGGCCCGCATCCAGCCACCCTGTTGTGGCTGATCCCGGCCTTCCTGCTCGGCGTAGGTGTGTGGCTGGCGCCGCTGGGCTGGGCCCTGCTGCACTCGCCCAGCGCCGAACTGCAGGCCTACGCGCATGAACTGCTGTTCAAGCAGACCGGCACCCGTTATGCCAACGCCTGGCATCACCGGCAACCGGTCTGGTACTACCTGCAGGTGGTCCTCACGCTGTGGCTGCCGGGCAGCCTGCTGCTGCCGATGCTGTTCAGGCCCTGGTGGCGCCGCCTGCGCCGTGGCGACCGCCGCCAGTGGCTGCTGCTGGGCTGGGCGCTGCTGGTGCTGGTGTTCTTCAGCGCCAGCCCGGGCAAGCGCGAGGTGTACCTGCTGCCGATGCTGCCGGCGATGGCGTTGGCCGTGGCGCCGCTGCTGCCCGGACTGCTGCGCCGGCTGTGCGTACGCCGCTACCTGTTCGGCTACAGCGTGATGCTGATGCTGGCCACCGGCACACTGGGCGTGATGCTGTTGACCGAGCACCCCTGGGCGCTGGCGCAGCTGGAGCGGCGGGCGATGCCTGACACGCTGCTGCCGGTGCTGGGCGATGGGCTGCTGACCTTCGCCATCGCCCTGGCCACCCTGATCGTCTGGCTGCGGGTGCGTCGTGCGGCGACGCTGGTGCTGCTGACCCACGGCCTGCTGTGGATGCTCTACGGCCTGGTGCTGATCCCGGCGCTGGACCCCTATGCCTCGGCCTCGGCGTTGATGCGCCGGGTCGGTGCGCGGATCGGCCCGGACGCCGAGCTGGCGCTGGTCGCCTGGCGTGAGCAGAACCTGCTGCAGGCCGACCGCCCGGCACGCGAGTTCGGTTTCAAGCGGCCCTGGGCCGAGCAATGGCACGACGCCGGCCCGTGGCTGGCCGAGGCGCCTGACAAGCGCTGGCTGCTGGTGCTGGACGAGGCAATGAGCCCCTGCGTGGATCCGACCAAGGTGATCGATATCGGTGTTGCCAACAGGAATCGTTGGCAACTGCTTCCCGGTACGGCCTGGGACGCGCAGTGCCACGCCGAACGGGCCGGTGCGAACGCCGAAGAAGACTGA
- a CDS encoding phosphoethanolamine transferase produces MSASVQRPARFPALANLRHWRPQLSTEALIALTSLFFAVAGNGLFWHSAMASHPGSLRYALSLLLLLLGAHGVLLGILVWRWNAKVVISLLLLVTAFAAHYMSRYHIYLDADMLRNVLATDPKESRELMTVSLVWPVLLVAVLPMAVLWRVQLRRRSWGRSLLWRLGFLVVAAVTALGGALISFQDVSALMRNQREVRYLATPANVLLGMPRALRGDNPVQRAPKLPIGIDAKATPRAPASKPRLLVIVMGETVRAQNWGLNGGRNTTPELAQASVINFPDMHSCGTSTEVSLPCLFSPWGRHDYDEKKIRAHQSLLHVLNRAGIVPLWRDNQSGCKGVCENLDFQSLSDATTPGLCADGRCMDEILLQDLATQVRARPGDRVVVLHQLGNHGPAYFERYPAAFARFKPTCDTRDIGRCSREEITNSYDNAVLYTDHFLTKTIGTLQGMQDYDTAMIYLSDHGESLGEKGLFLHGVPYAIAPAEQTRVPMTMWFSPGFASSRGLDLQCVRKRSAAYTDHDNLFPSVLGLMEVKTALYERDRDVFANCER; encoded by the coding sequence ATGAGTGCATCGGTCCAACGTCCCGCGCGTTTTCCTGCGCTGGCCAACCTCCGCCACTGGCGGCCGCAGTTGTCCACCGAAGCGCTGATCGCGCTGACCAGCCTGTTCTTTGCGGTGGCCGGCAACGGTCTGTTCTGGCACAGCGCGATGGCCAGCCATCCGGGCAGCCTGCGCTACGCGCTGTCGCTGCTGTTGCTGCTGCTGGGCGCGCACGGCGTGCTGCTCGGCATCCTGGTCTGGCGCTGGAATGCCAAGGTGGTGATCAGTCTGTTGCTGCTGGTGACCGCATTCGCTGCGCACTACATGAGCCGCTACCACATCTATCTGGATGCGGACATGCTGCGCAATGTGCTGGCGACCGACCCCAAGGAAAGCCGCGAGCTGATGACCGTGTCGCTGGTATGGCCGGTGCTGCTTGTGGCGGTACTGCCGATGGCGGTGCTGTGGCGGGTGCAGCTGCGCCGCCGCAGCTGGGGCCGTAGTCTGCTGTGGCGCCTCGGCTTCCTGGTGGTGGCCGCAGTAACCGCACTGGGGGGTGCGCTGATCTCGTTCCAGGACGTCTCGGCGCTGATGCGCAATCAGCGCGAAGTGCGTTATCTGGCTACACCGGCCAACGTGCTGCTGGGCATGCCGCGCGCACTGCGTGGCGACAACCCGGTGCAGCGCGCGCCGAAGCTCCCGATCGGCATCGATGCCAAGGCCACCCCGCGTGCGCCGGCCAGCAAGCCGCGCCTGCTGGTGATCGTGATGGGCGAGACCGTGCGTGCGCAGAACTGGGGCCTCAATGGCGGCCGCAACACCACGCCGGAGCTGGCCCAGGCCAGCGTGATCAATTTCCCGGACATGCATTCCTGCGGCACCAGCACCGAGGTCTCGCTGCCGTGCCTGTTCTCACCGTGGGGCCGCCACGACTACGACGAGAAGAAGATCCGTGCGCACCAGTCGCTGCTGCACGTACTGAACCGCGCCGGCATCGTGCCGCTGTGGCGTGACAACCAGTCCGGCTGCAAGGGCGTGTGCGAGAACCTGGATTTCCAGTCACTGTCCGATGCGACCACGCCGGGCCTGTGCGCGGACGGTCGTTGCATGGACGAGATCCTGCTGCAGGATCTGGCCACCCAGGTGCGCGCCCGGCCCGGTGACCGCGTGGTGGTGCTGCACCAGCTGGGCAACCACGGCCCGGCCTATTTCGAGCGCTATCCGGCTGCCTTCGCCCGCTTCAAGCCAACCTGCGACACCCGTGACATCGGCCGCTGCTCGCGCGAAGAGATCACCAACAGCTACGACAACGCGGTGCTGTATACCGATCACTTCCTGACCAAGACCATCGGCACGCTGCAGGGTATGCAGGATTACGACACGGCGATGATCTACCTGTCCGACCACGGCGAGTCGCTGGGCGAGAAGGGCCTGTTCCTGCACGGTGTGCCGTATGCGATCGCCCCGGCCGAGCAGACCCGGGTGCCGATGACGATGTGGTTCTCGCCGGGCTTCGCCAGCAGTCGCGGGCTGGATCTGCAGTGCGTGCGCAAGCGCTCGGCGGCGTATACCGACCACGACAACCTGTTCCCGTCGGTGCTGGGGCTGATGGAGGTGAAGACGGCGCTGTACGAACGCGACCGCGACGTGTTCGCCAACTGCGAGCGTTGA
- a CDS encoding sensor histidine kinase, with protein sequence MKARKPGPLYRRVVWWLLGYLALISLAVFSVGNYVHEHAEHAAWRALLNSELDSIVEHVEHEPHYRWQDSDTLSLYRFDAVNLPDSLRTLHPGLHDGVMIKGRETAVMVRETRSMGRVALALDISDFHDLEQFATRWVMLAGVIMIFVTVLMASFGMERMVRPLSLLAQRIGALRPGVQGQRIEVDPRGSSELHTIADALNDYLDRNEQFVERERVFISTASHELRTPIAVMTGAAELALEQPGLPERARQQVQRVLRTAQNVEQLIELLLVLARDPARLAARAERIALDQLLPEIVDDHRHLLGDKDLSIGIHAAPVDIVAPLAVVQAAIGNLLRNAIENSGRGHIELRLSASAVLTLQDPGHGMSPEEIAAIHARMARGERADRGGGIGLDLIARLCEHLGWTLQLDPCEPRGTRVTLDFGASRPA encoded by the coding sequence ATGAAGGCGCGTAAGCCGGGGCCGCTGTATCGGCGCGTGGTGTGGTGGTTGCTGGGCTACCTGGCGCTGATTTCGCTGGCCGTGTTCAGTGTCGGCAACTATGTGCACGAGCACGCCGAACACGCCGCCTGGCGCGCGCTGCTCAATTCCGAGCTGGACAGCATCGTTGAGCACGTCGAACACGAGCCGCACTACCGCTGGCAGGATTCGGACACGCTCAGCCTGTACCGCTTCGATGCAGTCAATCTGCCTGACAGCCTGCGCACGCTGCACCCGGGGCTGCATGACGGGGTGATGATCAAGGGACGGGAGACGGCGGTGATGGTGCGCGAGACCCGGTCCATGGGCCGCGTCGCGCTGGCGCTGGACATCTCCGACTTCCATGATCTGGAGCAGTTTGCCACGCGCTGGGTGATGCTGGCCGGGGTGATCATGATCTTCGTCACCGTGCTGATGGCGTCCTTCGGCATGGAACGCATGGTGCGCCCGTTGAGCCTGCTGGCACAGCGCATTGGGGCGCTGCGCCCCGGCGTGCAGGGGCAGCGCATCGAGGTCGATCCGCGTGGCAGTTCCGAGCTGCATACCATCGCCGATGCGCTGAACGACTATCTGGATCGCAACGAGCAGTTTGTCGAGCGCGAGCGGGTGTTCATCAGCACCGCCAGTCACGAACTGCGTACGCCGATCGCGGTGATGACCGGTGCGGCCGAGCTGGCACTGGAACAGCCGGGCCTGCCCGAGCGCGCGCGCCAGCAGGTGCAGCGGGTGCTGCGTACCGCGCAGAACGTGGAGCAGCTGATCGAGCTGCTGCTGGTGCTGGCACGTGATCCGGCGCGGCTGGCCGCACGCGCCGAGCGCATCGCACTGGACCAGCTGCTGCCGGAGATCGTCGACGACCATCGCCACCTGCTCGGCGACAAGGACCTGAGCATCGGCATCCACGCCGCGCCGGTGGATATCGTCGCACCGCTGGCGGTGGTGCAGGCGGCCATCGGCAACCTGCTGCGCAATGCCATCGAGAACAGCGGGCGTGGCCATATCGAACTGCGGCTGAGCGCGTCGGCGGTGCTGACCCTGCAGGATCCTGGGCATGGCATGAGCCCGGAGGAGATCGCCGCAATCCACGCGCGGATGGCCCGCGGCGAGCGCGCCGACCGTGGCGGCGGCATCGGCCTGGACCTGATCGCGCGGCTGTGCGAACACCTGGGCTGGACCCTGCAGCTGGATCCCTGCGAGCCGCGCGGCACGCGCGTTACCCTCGACTTCGGTGCTTCACGACCGGCCTGA
- a CDS encoding response regulator transcription factor: protein MRLLVIEDNRQLVANLFDYFESRGHVLDVAPDGITGLHLAGSHPYDAVILDWMLPRMEGPEVLRRLRAEHASEVPVIMLTARDELPDKIAGFRAGADDYLTKPFALPELEVRLEALLLRAQGRNPRKRLQVGDLVLDLATLEAQRGGQVLHLYPACRKLLEVLMRASPGAVTRQQLEFALWGDEPPDGDLLRSHVYELRRSVDGPFGEKLIHTLPRVGYRLAEATPGGAGKDDDEGA from the coding sequence ATGCGTCTGTTGGTGATCGAGGACAACCGCCAGCTGGTGGCCAACCTGTTCGACTATTTCGAGTCGCGCGGGCATGTGCTGGACGTGGCCCCGGATGGCATCACCGGCCTGCACCTGGCCGGCAGTCATCCATACGATGCGGTGATCCTGGACTGGATGCTGCCGCGCATGGAGGGCCCGGAGGTGCTGCGCCGGCTGCGCGCCGAGCATGCCTCGGAGGTGCCGGTGATCATGCTCACCGCGCGCGACGAACTGCCGGACAAGATCGCCGGTTTCCGCGCCGGCGCCGATGACTATCTGACCAAGCCGTTCGCCCTGCCGGAACTGGAAGTGCGGCTGGAGGCGCTGCTGTTGCGCGCGCAGGGCCGCAACCCGCGCAAGCGCCTGCAGGTGGGCGACCTGGTGCTGGACCTGGCAACCCTGGAAGCCCAGCGGGGCGGCCAGGTGCTGCACCTGTACCCGGCCTGCCGCAAGTTGCTGGAAGTGCTGATGCGCGCCAGCCCCGGCGCGGTCACCCGCCAGCAGCTGGAATTCGCCCTGTGGGGCGACGAACCGCCGGACGGCGATCTGCTGCGTTCGCATGTCTACGAGCTGCGCCGCAGTGTCGACGGTCCGTTCGGCGAAAAGCTGATCCATACCCTGCCGCGGGTCGGCTATCGCCTGGCCGAGGCCACCCCCGGCGGTGCCGGCAAGGACGATGATGAAGGCGCGTAA
- a CDS encoding M2 family metallopeptidase, giving the protein MKHRHLLLASAIAAATLALAACKKEPSPGTDTASSSTPAGETADQFVARINAEFKAAYPEMTSAQWLSSTYINSDSERIAAKANERSLTQLNSWIEQAARFDGKPMSEDSKRAIHLLKLMSSMPAPRDPAKLAQLTQIATRMEGSYGAGKYCTDANDPSSCRQLGELEQVLARSRDYDKQLDAWQGWHSTTKSMRGDYQTFVSLVNEGAKGMGFTDAGQMWRSGYDMPPEQIGPETDRLWDQVKPMYEQLHCYARGKLDKTYGKDKAEVGNGLIAAHLLGNMWQQDWSNLWDQLEPYPGAGSLDITAALEKQYQTNLSAALAKAGKDANVAAQYKAQREAELRTAKQMTERAQDFYVSLGMPSLPQSYWDKTQFIKPDDRDVVCHASAWDMNMEGDVRTKMCIKPNEENFTTIYHELGHIYYDLAYNPLPPLFQGGANDGFHEAIGDTIVLAMTPKYLSSIGLVDAPTESREAVINNQMRMALSGVSFLPFGLMIDRWRWGVFDGSITADNYNKAWWDLKAKYQGVAPASTRGEEFFDPGAKYHVPGNTPYTRYFLARILQFQFYKGLCDASGYKGPLHECTFYGNKEAGQKYWAMLSKGASQPWQATLKELTGTDKLDAGPMIEYFTPVNEWLKQQNEGQMCGWQANAAPAAK; this is encoded by the coding sequence GTGAAACACCGTCATCTCCTGCTGGCCTCGGCAATCGCCGCCGCCACGCTGGCCCTGGCCGCCTGCAAGAAGGAACCCAGCCCAGGCACCGACACCGCCAGCAGCAGCACCCCGGCCGGCGAAACCGCCGACCAGTTCGTGGCCCGCATCAATGCCGAATTCAAGGCCGCCTACCCGGAGATGACCTCGGCCCAGTGGCTGTCCTCCACCTACATCAACAGTGATTCGGAACGCATCGCGGCCAAGGCCAACGAGCGCTCGCTGACCCAGCTCAACAGCTGGATCGAACAGGCCGCCAGGTTCGATGGCAAGCCGATGAGCGAGGACAGCAAGCGAGCGATCCACCTGCTGAAGCTGATGTCCTCGATGCCGGCGCCGCGCGACCCGGCCAAGCTGGCCCAGCTGACCCAGATCGCCACCCGCATGGAAGGCAGCTACGGTGCCGGCAAGTACTGCACCGACGCCAACGATCCGAGCTCCTGCCGACAGCTGGGCGAACTGGAGCAGGTGCTGGCGCGCAGCCGCGACTACGACAAGCAGCTCGATGCCTGGCAGGGCTGGCACAGCACCACCAAGAGCATGCGCGGCGACTACCAGACCTTCGTCAGCCTGGTGAACGAAGGCGCCAAGGGCATGGGCTTCACCGATGCCGGGCAGATGTGGCGCAGTGGCTACGACATGCCGCCGGAGCAGATCGGTCCGGAAACCGACCGCCTGTGGGATCAGGTCAAGCCGATGTACGAGCAGCTGCACTGCTACGCACGCGGCAAGCTGGACAAGACCTACGGCAAGGACAAGGCCGAAGTGGGCAACGGCCTGATCGCCGCGCACCTGCTCGGCAACATGTGGCAGCAGGACTGGTCGAACCTGTGGGACCAGCTGGAACCGTACCCGGGTGCCGGCAGCCTGGACATCACCGCCGCACTTGAGAAGCAGTACCAGACCAACTTGAGCGCCGCGCTGGCCAAGGCCGGCAAGGACGCCAACGTCGCCGCGCAGTACAAGGCGCAGCGCGAGGCCGAACTGCGTACCGCCAAGCAGATGACCGAGCGCGCGCAGGACTTCTACGTGTCGCTGGGCATGCCGTCGCTGCCGCAGTCGTACTGGGACAAGACCCAGTTCATCAAGCCCGATGACCGCGACGTGGTCTGCCACGCCAGCGCCTGGGACATGAACATGGAAGGCGACGTGCGCACCAAGATGTGCATCAAGCCGAACGAAGAAAACTTCACCACCATCTACCACGAGCTGGGCCACATCTATTACGACCTGGCCTACAACCCGCTGCCGCCGCTGTTCCAGGGCGGTGCCAACGATGGCTTCCACGAAGCGATCGGCGACACCATCGTGCTGGCGATGACGCCCAAGTACCTCAGCTCGATCGGTCTGGTCGACGCACCGACCGAAAGCCGTGAGGCGGTGATCAACAACCAGATGCGCATGGCGCTGTCGGGCGTGTCGTTCCTGCCGTTCGGGCTGATGATCGATCGCTGGCGCTGGGGCGTGTTCGACGGTTCGATCACCGCCGACAACTACAACAAGGCCTGGTGGGACCTGAAGGCCAAGTACCAGGGCGTGGCCCCGGCCAGCACCCGTGGCGAAGAATTCTTCGACCCGGGCGCGAAGTACCACGTGCCGGGCAACACCCCGTACACCCGCTACTTCCTGGCGCGCATCCTGCAGTTCCAGTTCTACAAGGGCCTGTGCGACGCGTCCGGCTACAAGGGCCCGCTGCATGAGTGCACCTTCTACGGCAACAAGGAAGCCGGCCAGAAGTACTGGGCGATGCTGAGCAAGGGTGCCAGCCAGCCGTGGCAGGCGACGCTGAAGGAACTGACCGGCACCGACAAGCTCGATGCCGGCCCGATGATCGAGTACTTCACCCCGGTCAATGAGTGGCTGAAGCAGCAGAACGAAGGCCAGATGTGCGGCTGGCAGGCCAACGCGGCGCCGGCGGCGAAATGA
- a CDS encoding DUF819 domain-containing protein — MPTEPATALISNDIVGLGLIAATLALIFWAASGPTPLLKKIFAWVPALLLCYFIPAIYNTAGVIDGHNTSLYNPVARDVLLPAALVLLTLSIDLKGVIKLGPKLLIVFCAGTAGIMLGAIVSFQLMKLIHPETVAGDTWAGMAALAGSWIGGGANMVAMREVFGTDATTFGQFAVVDVACASLWMAILLFLANRAQQIDTRNGADTRAIDEMKARISAYEAQNARIPSMTDLMVIVGVALGGVGLAHAIAAPLSGWFKANISWASQFSLDSQFVWVILLSTAMGLGLSFTRARRLEAAGASRLGTVFLYFLIACIGMQMNLLSLLDRPWLFLLGAIWMATHVLVLWIVAKLLRAPLFFFAIGSQGNIGAAASAPVVAAAFHPTLAPVGVLLGTVGYATGTGLAYVTGLILKWMAGA; from the coding sequence ATGCCGACCGAACCCGCTACCGCCCTGATCAGCAACGACATCGTTGGCCTGGGCCTGATTGCCGCCACCTTGGCCCTGATCTTCTGGGCCGCCAGTGGCCCGACCCCCTTGCTGAAGAAGATCTTTGCCTGGGTGCCGGCGCTGCTGCTGTGCTACTTCATCCCAGCCATCTACAACACCGCCGGTGTCATCGATGGCCACAACACCTCGCTCTACAACCCGGTTGCACGCGACGTGCTGCTGCCGGCCGCGCTGGTCCTGCTGACCCTGTCGATCGACCTCAAAGGGGTCATCAAGCTCGGCCCGAAGCTGCTGATCGTGTTCTGCGCCGGTACCGCCGGCATCATGCTCGGCGCCATTGTCTCGTTCCAGCTGATGAAGCTGATCCACCCGGAAACCGTGGCCGGTGACACCTGGGCCGGCATGGCCGCATTGGCCGGCAGCTGGATCGGGGGTGGCGCCAACATGGTCGCGATGCGCGAAGTGTTCGGTACCGATGCGACCACCTTCGGCCAGTTCGCCGTGGTCGATGTGGCCTGCGCCAGCCTGTGGATGGCGATCCTGCTGTTCCTGGCCAACCGCGCGCAGCAGATCGATACCCGCAACGGGGCCGACACCCGTGCCATCGACGAGATGAAGGCGCGCATCAGTGCCTACGAGGCGCAGAACGCACGCATCCCCAGCATGACCGACCTGATGGTGATCGTCGGCGTGGCCCTGGGCGGTGTCGGTCTGGCGCATGCGATCGCCGCGCCGCTGTCGGGCTGGTTCAAGGCCAACATCAGCTGGGCCAGCCAGTTCAGCCTGGACAGCCAGTTCGTGTGGGTGATCCTGCTGTCCACCGCGATGGGCCTGGGCCTGAGCTTCACCCGCGCGCGCCGGCTGGAAGCGGCCGGTGCCTCGCGGCTGGGCACGGTGTTCCTGTACTTCCTGATCGCCTGCATCGGCATGCAGATGAATCTGTTGTCGCTGCTGGATCGGCCGTGGCTGTTCCTGCTCGGTGCGATCTGGATGGCCACCCACGTGCTGGTGCTGTGGATCGTCGCCAAGCTGCTGCGTGCGCCGCTGTTCTTCTTCGCGATCGGTTCGCAGGGCAACATCGGTGCGGCGGCGTCGGCACCGGTGGTGGCGGCGGCGTTCCATCCGACGCTGGCGCCGGTGGGCGTACTGCTCGGCACAGTGGGCTATGCCACCGGCACCGGGCTGGCCTATGTCACCGGCCTGATCCTGAAGTGGATGGCCGGCGCCTGA
- a CDS encoding VOC family protein, whose amino-acid sequence MQLGAFSVSLSVKDLQASRDFYEALGFSVTGGEPAQNWLVMRNNGIVIGLFQGMFEGNLLTFNPGWDQHKQELPQFQDVRELQAELDARGIELAVRTDPDGHSPGYVQLADPDGNVILIDQHVARPNGQ is encoded by the coding sequence ATGCAGCTTGGTGCCTTCTCGGTCAGTCTCTCGGTCAAGGACCTCCAGGCCTCCCGTGACTTCTACGAAGCCCTCGGGTTTTCGGTGACCGGTGGCGAGCCGGCACAGAACTGGCTGGTGATGCGCAACAACGGCATCGTCATCGGCCTGTTCCAGGGCATGTTTGAAGGCAACCTTCTGACCTTCAACCCGGGCTGGGACCAGCACAAGCAGGAACTGCCCCAGTTCCAGGACGTGCGTGAGCTGCAGGCCGAACTCGATGCCCGGGGCATCGAGCTGGCGGTGCGCACCGACCCTGACGGCCACAGCCCCGGGTATGTGCAGCTGGCCGATCCGGATGGCAATGTGATCCTGATCGACCAGCATGTGGCACGACCCAACGGGCAGTGA